The Nitrospinaceae bacterium genome segment GCGAGGAGATTAGTTCCGTGGCGCAATCTGATATGAAGGGAAAATGGGCCCTCATCCTGGGGGCGAGCAGCGGCTTTGGCGGAGCTACCGCCGAGCGCCTCTCCCGCGAGGGAATCAACATCTTCGGCGTCCACCTTGACCGTAAAGCCACCTTGCCCAACGCTGAGAAAATTCAGGAAAACGTCCGCGCCAACGGCACCGAGGCCATTTTCTTTAACGTCAACGCCGCTGACCACGACATCCGCGCCGATTTGATCCAGAAGATGAAGGACCATCTCGGTGATAGCGCCACCGGCGGCGTTCAAATCCTGCTCCACAGCCTTGCCTTTGGCACCCTCAAGCCCTACATCACAAACGATCCGTCCGACGCCATTGCGCCCAAGCAAATGGAGATGACCCTCGACGTTATGGCGAACAGCCTTGTCTACTGGACCCAAGCTCTGATCTTAAGCGGACTCATGGGCAGAGGCGGTCGCATCTACGCAATGACTAGTTCGGGTGGCCACAGAATCTGGCCAAGCTATGGCGCCGTCTCGGCCGCCAAGGCCGCACTTGAAAGCCACATTCGCCAACTCGCCTTCGAGCTTGCCCCGAATGGGATCACAGCCAATAGCATCCAAGCGGGCGTCACCGACACCGCCGCACTCCGAAAGATTCCGGGCAACATACAGATGATCGAAAAAGCCCGCGAAGTGAATCCCCACCACGAGAGTACGACACCCGAGGCAGTCGCCGACGCCATCGCCAGCTTCGCCACCGGCGGCACCCAGTGGATGACCGGCAACGTCATTCGTGTGGATGGCGGCGAGGACATCACGGGCTGAGCGCAACCCCGTGGAAAAGGCCGGCTGGCGCACCCGGGCAGGCTTTGCACTTGCCATTCTCGGCGCCGCCTTGCTCGCACACCAACTACTTTTC includes the following:
- a CDS encoding SDR family oxidoreductase; this encodes MKGKWALILGASSGFGGATAERLSREGINIFGVHLDRKATLPNAEKIQENVRANGTEAIFFNVNAADHDIRADLIQKMKDHLGDSATGGVQILLHSLAFGTLKPYITNDPSDAIAPKQMEMTLDVMANSLVYWTQALILSGLMGRGGRIYAMTSSGGHRIWPSYGAVSAAKAALESHIRQLAFELAPNGITANSIQAGVTDTAALRKIPGNIQMIEKAREVNPHHESTTPEAVADAIASFATGGTQWMTGNVIRVDGGEDITG